A window of the Hordeum vulgare subsp. vulgare chromosome 5H, MorexV3_pseudomolecules_assembly, whole genome shotgun sequence genome harbors these coding sequences:
- the LOC123399040 gene encoding PLASMODESMATA CALLOSE-BINDING PROTEIN 3-like, giving the protein MRRRRSPLAALWLAAVWALQLLASAGAANPTWCIVRTGASVKTVQAALDYACSPAGGADCAPIQASGLCYLPNTLAAHASYAFNSVYQRSRAAPGACDFAGTATVTLTDPSYGSCTYPSSPSTAGSPGSAGSTSRPPPGNRKPDLGSDDDDSDADQAHVATTNAPFMSLALSCFVYLHLRWW; this is encoded by the exons ATGCGGCGCCGGCGCTCTCCTCTGGCGGCGCTGTGGCTCGCCGCGGTGTGGGCACTGCAGCTGCTCGCGAGCGCCGGGGCCGCGAACCCGACGTGGTGCATCGTGCGCACCGGGGCGTCGGTGAAGACGGTGCAGGCGGCGCTGGACTACGCGTGCAGCCCCGCGGGCGGCGCCGACTGCGCGCCCATCCAGGCCAGCGGCCTCTGCTACCTCCCCAACACCCTGGCCGCGCACGCCTCCTACGCCTTCAACTCCGTCTACCAGCGCTCCCGCGCCGCGCCCGGCGCCTGCGACTTCGCCGGCACCGCCACCGTCACGCTCACCGACCCCA GTTATGGATCATGCACCTACCCTTCATCTCCAAG CACAGCCGGATCACCCGGTTCAGCCGGGTCTACATCTCGACCACCGCCGGGCAACCGCAAGCCTGATCTTGGATCAGACGACGACGATTCCGACGCCGACCAGGCTCACGTTGCCACCACCAATGCACCCTTCATGTCTCTTGCCCTGTCCTGTTTCGTGTACCTGCACCTGCGCTGGTGGTGA